From Desulfovibrio sp. X2, one genomic window encodes:
- a CDS encoding 4Fe-4S dicluster domain-containing protein: MTTLRPDFYQELTAAGVANAAKCFNCGTCAAVCPLMEGHFPRNMIRYVQIGARERVLEQARDLWRCLHCGLCTRTCPRGAEPGEIIHGLKRYLLESGVMPTAAADAGRS; the protein is encoded by the coding sequence ATGACCACGCTCAGACCCGACTTTTATCAGGAGCTCACGGCCGCCGGAGTCGCAAACGCGGCGAAGTGCTTCAACTGCGGCACCTGCGCGGCGGTCTGCCCGCTCATGGAGGGCCACTTCCCGCGCAACATGATCCGCTACGTCCAGATCGGGGCGCGCGAGCGCGTTCTTGAGCAGGCCCGCGACCTCTGGCGCTGTCTGCACTGCGGGCTGTGCACCCGCACCTGCCCCAGGGGGGCCGAGCCCGGCGAGATCATCCACGGGCTCAAGCGCTACCTGCTCGAATCCGGAGTGATGCCGACTGCCGCGGCCGACGCGGGGAGGAGCTGA